One segment of Ziziphus jujuba cultivar Dongzao chromosome 12, ASM3175591v1 DNA contains the following:
- the LOC107429076 gene encoding truncated transcription factor CAULIFLOWER A (The RefSeq protein has 2 substitutions compared to this genomic sequence) yields the protein MGRGRVQLKRIENKINRQVTFSKKRAGLLKKAHEISVLCDAEVALIVFSHKGKLFEYATDSCMEKILERYERYSYAERQLVASVSEPEAVQGNWTLEFSRLKAKIELLQRNRRHYFGEDLDSLNLKELQNLEQQLDTALKQIRSRKNQLMYNSISELQRKEKAMQEQNNLLAKEIKEKEKLVAQQMQWEQQNHCPASSSFLLPQPLPCLNIGGNYQEVEAPEMRRNELDLTLEPLYTCHLGCFAA from the exons ATGGGTAGAGGTAGGGTTCAGTTGAAACGAATAGAGAACAAGATCAACAGGCAGGttactttttcaaaaagaagAGCTGGTCTGTTGAAGAAAGCTCATGAGATCTCTGTTCTTTGTGATGCCGAGGTTGCTCTCATTGTTTTCTCTCACAAAGGGAAGCTCTTTGAATACGCCACAGATTCTTG CATGGAGAAGATACTTGAACGCTATGAAAGATATTCTTATGCAGAGAGACAGTTAGTGGCATCGGTTTCTGAACCAGAG GCTGTCCAGGGGAACTGGACCCTCGAGTTTTCAAGGCTTAAGGCTAAAATAGAACTTTTACAGAGAAACCGAAg ACACTACTTAGGAGAAGATCTGGATTCACTGAATCTGAAAGAGCTTCAGAACTTGGAGCAACAACTTGATACTGCTCTTAAACAAATTCGATCGAGAAAA AATCAACTCATGTACAATTCAATCTCTGAGCTCCAGAGAAAG GAGAAGGCTATGCAGGAGCAAAACAACTTACTTGCAAAGGAG ATCAAGGAAAAGGAGAAATTGGTGGCACAGCAGATGCAGTGGGAGCAGCAAAACCATTGCCCTGCTTCGTCATCCTTCCTGCTACCTCAGCCGCTTCCCTGCTTAAATATTGG GGGAAATTATCAAGAAGTAGAAGCCCCAGAAATGAGGAGGAACGAGCTGGATCTGACTCTTGAACCATTATACACATGCCACCTTGGGTGTTTTGCTGCTTGA